One window of the Paraburkholderia sp. PGU19 genome contains the following:
- the rplO gene encoding 50S ribosomal protein L15 has product MELNNLKPAEGAKHAKRRVGRGIGSGLGKTAGRGHKGQKSRSGGFHKVGFEGGQMPLQRRLPKRGFTSLTKEFVGEVRLGDLEKLPVDEIDLLALKQAGLIGELMTSAKIIATGELKRKVVVKGLGATKGARAAIEAAGGSFAE; this is encoded by the coding sequence ATGGAATTGAATAACCTGAAGCCGGCTGAAGGCGCGAAGCACGCAAAGCGTCGCGTTGGTCGCGGCATCGGCTCCGGCCTCGGCAAGACCGCTGGCCGTGGTCACAAGGGTCAGAAATCGCGTTCGGGTGGCTTCCACAAGGTCGGCTTCGAAGGCGGTCAAATGCCGCTGCAACGCCGTCTGCCGAAGCGTGGTTTTACCTCGCTGACGAAGGAATTCGTTGGTGAAGTGCGTCTCGGCGATCTGGAAAAGCTGCCGGTCGATGAAATCGATCTGTTGGCACTGAAGCAAGCCGGCCTGATCGGCGAGCTGATGACCAGCGCCAAGATCATTGCGACGGGCGAGCTTAAGCGCAAGGTCGTCGTGAAGGGGCTGGGTGCGACGAAGGGCGCGCGTGCTGCGATCGAAGCAGCTGGCGGTTCTTTCGCCGAGTAA
- the rpmD gene encoding 50S ribosomal protein L30, which yields MSEKTVKVQLVKSLIGTRESHRATVRGLGLRRLNSVSELQDTPAVRGMINKVSYLVKVIG from the coding sequence ATGTCTGAAAAAACTGTCAAGGTTCAGCTCGTCAAGAGCCTGATTGGGACCCGCGAATCGCACCGTGCTACGGTGCGTGGTCTTGGCCTGCGCCGCCTGAACTCGGTTAGCGAGCTGCAGGACACGCCGGCTGTGCGTGGCATGATCAACAAGGTCTCGTACCTCGTTAAGGTCATCGGCTAA
- the rpsK gene encoding 30S ribosomal protein S11: protein MAKASNNSAAQRVRKKVKKNVAEGVVHVHASFNNTIITITDRQGNALAWATSGGQGFKGSRKSTPFAAQVAAESAGRVAMEYGVKNLEVRIKGPGPGRESAVRALHGLGIKITAISDVTPVPHNGCRPPKRRRI, encoded by the coding sequence ATGGCTAAGGCTTCGAACAACTCCGCGGCGCAACGCGTTCGCAAGAAGGTCAAGAAGAACGTCGCCGAGGGCGTGGTTCACGTTCACGCGTCGTTCAACAACACCATCATCACGATCACCGATCGTCAAGGCAATGCATTGGCTTGGGCGACGTCGGGTGGTCAGGGCTTCAAGGGTTCGCGTAAATCGACCCCGTTTGCAGCTCAGGTCGCAGCTGAATCGGCTGGCCGCGTGGCGATGGAATACGGCGTGAAGAACCTCGAAGTGCGGATCAAGGGCCCTGGCCCTGGCCGTGAGTCCGCGGTGCGCGCGCTGCATGGTCTTGGCATCAAGATCACCGCGATCTCCGACGTGACGCCGGTTCCGCACAACGGCTGCCGTCCGCCGAAGCGTCGTCGTATCTAA
- the rpsD gene encoding 30S ribosomal protein S4, giving the protein MARYIGPKAKLSRREGTDLFLKSARRSLADKCKLDSKPGQHGRTSGARTSDYGTQLREKQKVKRIYGVLERQFRRYFAEADRRKGNTGENLLKLLESRLDNVVYRMGFGSTRAEARQLVSHKSITVNGVVANIPSLQVKAGDVVAVREQSKKQARILEALSLAEQGGLPQWVAVDSKKFEGTFKQMPERSDIAGDINESLIVELYSR; this is encoded by the coding sequence GTGGCACGCTATATCGGCCCTAAAGCCAAGCTGTCTCGCCGTGAAGGCACCGATCTCTTCCTGAAGAGCGCCCGTCGTTCGCTCGCTGACAAGTGCAAGCTTGACAGCAAGCCTGGTCAACATGGCCGCACCTCGGGCGCACGTACGTCCGATTACGGCACGCAGCTGCGCGAAAAGCAAAAAGTGAAGCGCATCTACGGTGTGCTCGAGCGCCAGTTCCGCCGCTACTTCGCTGAAGCCGACCGTCGCAAGGGCAACACGGGTGAAAACCTGCTGAAGCTGCTCGAGTCGCGTCTCGACAACGTCGTGTATCGCATGGGCTTCGGTTCGACGCGCGCTGAAGCGCGTCAGCTCGTGAGCCACAAGTCGATCACGGTGAACGGCGTTGTCGCGAACATCCCGTCGCTGCAAGTGAAGGCTGGCGACGTGGTTGCCGTGCGCGAACAGTCGAAGAAGCAGGCGCGTATTCTCGAAGCGCTGTCGCTCGCCGAACAAGGCGGTCTGCCGCAGTGGGTTGCTGTCGATTCGAAGAAGTTCGAAGGCACGTTCAAGCAAATGCCGGAACGCAGCGACATCGCTGGCGACATCAACGAAAGCCTGATCGTCGAATTGTATTCGCGCTAA
- the rpsS gene encoding 30S ribosomal protein S19, which yields MARSIKKGPFCDAHLLKKVEAAAASRDKKPIKTWSRRSTILPDFIGLTIAVHNGRQHVPVYVTENMVGHKLGEFALTRTFKGHAADKKAKK from the coding sequence ATGGCACGTTCTATTAAAAAAGGTCCGTTCTGCGACGCCCATTTGCTGAAGAAAGTTGAGGCGGCTGCAGCATCGCGCGACAAGAAGCCAATCAAGACCTGGTCGCGTCGCTCGACGATCCTGCCGGACTTCATCGGTCTGACGATCGCCGTTCATAACGGCCGTCAACACGTTCCGGTGTATGTCACGGAAAACATGGTCGGCCATAAGCTTGGCGAGTTCGCACTGACCCGTACGTTCAAGGGTCACGCGGCCGACAAGAAGGCCAAGAAATAA
- the rplF gene encoding 50S ribosomal protein L6, with product MSRVGKSPVALQGAEVALSDERITVKGPLGTISQNANRLVKVVNDNGTLKFEPVDESREANAMSGTMRALVANMVQGVTKGFERKLTLVGVGYRAQAQGDKLNLSLGFSHPVVHQMPEGVKAETPSQTEIVIKGINKQQVGQVAAEVRGYRPPEPYKGKGVRYANEVVILKETKKK from the coding sequence ATGTCTCGAGTAGGTAAAAGCCCGGTCGCGCTGCAAGGCGCAGAAGTGGCCCTGAGCGACGAGCGCATTACCGTCAAGGGCCCGCTGGGCACGATCTCGCAGAACGCGAATCGCCTCGTGAAGGTGGTGAACGACAACGGCACGCTGAAGTTCGAGCCGGTTGACGAAAGCCGCGAAGCAAATGCCATGTCGGGCACAATGCGCGCGCTGGTCGCGAACATGGTGCAAGGCGTGACCAAGGGTTTCGAGCGCAAGCTGACGCTGGTTGGCGTTGGTTATCGTGCGCAAGCGCAAGGCGACAAGCTGAATCTGTCGCTGGGTTTCTCGCACCCGGTGGTGCACCAGATGCCGGAAGGCGTCAAGGCTGAAACCCCGTCGCAAACCGAAATCGTGATCAAGGGGATCAACAAGCAACAAGTTGGCCAGGTCGCTGCAGAAGTGCGCGGCTACCGTCCGCCGGAGCCCTATAAGGGCAAGGGCGTGCGCTATGCCAACGAGGTTGTGATCCTCAAAGAAACGAAGAAGAAGTAA
- the rplR gene encoding 50S ribosomal protein L18 has product MDKTQSRLRRARQTRIKIAELQVARLAVHRTNTHIYAQVFSPCGTKVLASASTLEAEVRAQLADQSGKGGNVAAATLIGKRIAEKAKAAGIESVAFDRSGFRYHGRVKALADAAREAGLKF; this is encoded by the coding sequence ATGGATAAGACTCAATCACGCCTGCGCCGCGCTCGTCAGACGCGTATCAAGATCGCTGAGCTGCAAGTCGCGCGTCTGGCCGTGCATCGCACGAACACGCACATCTATGCGCAAGTGTTCTCGCCGTGCGGCACCAAGGTGCTCGCCAGCGCGTCGACGCTCGAAGCCGAAGTGCGTGCGCAACTGGCCGACCAGTCGGGCAAGGGTGGCAATGTTGCCGCTGCGACCCTGATCGGCAAGCGCATCGCAGAAAAGGCTAAGGCTGCCGGCATCGAATCCGTCGCCTTCGACCGCTCGGGTTTCCGCTACCACGGCCGCGTGAAAGCGCTGGCTGATGCGGCGCGCGAAGCCGGGCTCAAGTTCTAA
- the rpsE gene encoding 30S ribosomal protein S5: MAKMQAKVQADERDDGLREKMISVNRVTKVVKGGRILGFAALTVVGDGDGRVGMGKGKAKEVPVAVQKAMEQARRNMFKVPLKNGTLQHEVHGKHGASTVLLAPAKDGTGVIAGGPMRAVFDVMGVQNVVAKSHGSTNPYNLVRATLDGLRKQSTPADIAAKRGKSVEDILG; this comes from the coding sequence ATGGCAAAGATGCAAGCGAAAGTTCAGGCTGACGAACGCGACGACGGCCTCCGCGAAAAGATGATTTCGGTCAACCGCGTGACCAAGGTCGTGAAGGGTGGCCGTATTCTCGGCTTCGCCGCACTGACCGTGGTTGGCGATGGTGATGGCCGCGTCGGTATGGGCAAGGGCAAGGCCAAGGAAGTTCCGGTCGCTGTTCAGAAGGCAATGGAACAAGCCCGCCGCAACATGTTCAAGGTGCCGCTCAAGAACGGTACGCTGCAACACGAAGTGCACGGCAAGCACGGCGCGTCGACGGTTCTCCTCGCTCCGGCGAAGGACGGTACCGGCGTGATCGCTGGCGGCCCGATGCGCGCAGTGTTCGACGTGATGGGCGTGCAAAACGTTGTGGCCAAGAGCCACGGTTCGACGAACCCGTACAACCTCGTTCGTGCGACGCTGGATGGTCTGCGCAAGCAGTCGACGCCGGCTGACATCGCCGCGAAGCGTGGTAAGTCCGTCGAAGACATTCTGGGCTAA
- the rpsN gene encoding 30S ribosomal protein S14, translating into MAKLALIEREKKRARLAAKFAPKRAELKAIIDDQSKSEEERYSARLELQQLPRNSNPTRKHNRCAITGRPRGTFRKFGLARNKIREIAFRGEIPGLTKASW; encoded by the coding sequence GTGGCTAAACTGGCACTGATCGAACGTGAAAAGAAGCGTGCGCGCCTGGCTGCCAAGTTCGCACCTAAGCGTGCTGAGCTGAAGGCAATCATCGACGACCAAAGCAAATCGGAAGAAGAGCGTTATTCGGCTCGTCTCGAGCTGCAACAACTGCCGCGCAATTCGAACCCGACCCGCAAGCATAATCGTTGCGCAATTACCGGTCGTCCGCGTGGCACGTTCCGTAAATTCGGGCTGGCGCGTAACAAGATTCGTGAAATCGCGTTCCGCGGCGAGATCCCTGGCCTGACCAAGGCGAGCTGGTAA
- the rpsQ gene encoding 30S ribosomal protein S17, protein MNDSVKTSLKRTLVGKVVSNKMDKTVTVLVEHRVKHPIYGKYVVRSKKYHAHDEANTYNEGDLVEIQETRPVSKTKAWAVSRLIEAARII, encoded by the coding sequence ATGAACGATAGCGTAAAAACCTCGCTCAAGCGGACGCTGGTCGGCAAGGTCGTCAGCAACAAGATGGACAAGACGGTTACCGTGCTGGTCGAGCACCGCGTGAAGCACCCGATCTACGGCAAGTATGTCGTACGTTCGAAGAAGTACCACGCTCACGACGAAGCGAACACCTACAACGAGGGTGACCTCGTTGAGATCCAGGAAACTCGTCCGGTGTCGAAGACGAAGGCTTGGGCGGTGTCGCGTCTGATCGAAGCTGCTCGAATCATCTAA
- the rpsH gene encoding 30S ribosomal protein S8 has protein sequence MSMSDPIADMLTRIRNAQMVEKVSVTMPSSKVKVAIAQVLKDEGYIDDFAVKAEGAKSELNIALKYYAGRPVIERLERVSKPGLRVYRGRNDIPQVMNGLGVAIVSTPKGVMTDRKARATGVGGEVICYVA, from the coding sequence ATGAGCATGAGTGATCCTATCGCCGATATGCTGACTCGCATCCGCAACGCGCAGATGGTTGAGAAGGTTTCGGTGACGATGCCCTCGTCGAAAGTCAAGGTTGCGATCGCGCAAGTCCTGAAGGATGAAGGCTATATCGACGATTTCGCAGTGAAGGCTGAAGGCGCGAAGTCGGAATTGAACATCGCGTTGAAGTACTACGCTGGCCGTCCGGTTATTGAGCGCCTCGAACGCGTCTCGAAGCCTGGTCTGCGTGTGTACCGCGGCCGCAACGACATCCCGCAGGTCATGAATGGCCTGGGTGTTGCGATCGTTTCGACGCCGAAGGGTGTGATGACCGACCGCAAGGCACGCGCTACTGGCGTGGGCGGCGAAGTCATCTGCTACGTCGCTTAA
- the rplP gene encoding 50S ribosomal protein L16 codes for MLQPKRRKYRKEQKGRNTGVATRGNAVSFGEYGLKAIGRGRLTARQIEAARRAMTRHIKRGGRIWIRIFPDKPISQKPAEVRMGNGKGNPEYYVAEIQPGKMLYEMDGVTEELAREAFRLAAAKLPLKTTFMVRQLGA; via the coding sequence ATGCTGCAACCGAAACGCAGGAAGTATCGCAAAGAGCAGAAGGGTCGTAACACGGGCGTCGCAACGCGTGGTAACGCGGTGTCGTTCGGCGAGTACGGTCTGAAGGCTATCGGTCGCGGCCGCCTGACCGCGCGTCAGATTGAAGCAGCGCGTCGTGCAATGACGCGTCACATCAAGCGCGGCGGCCGCATCTGGATCCGCATTTTCCCGGATAAGCCGATCTCGCAAAAGCCGGCCGAAGTGCGTATGGGTAACGGTAAGGGTAACCCTGAGTACTATGTCGCCGAGATTCAGCCGGGCAAGATGCTGTACGAAATGGATGGTGTGACCGAAGAACTGGCACGTGAAGCGTTCCGTCTGGCTGCAGCAAAGCTGCCGCTGAAGACGACGTTCATGGTTCGCCAGCTCGGCGCCTAA
- the rpmC gene encoding 50S ribosomal protein L29: MKASELHQKDQAALNKELSDLLKAQFGLRMQLATQQLTNTSQLKKVRRDIARVRTVLTEKANQK, translated from the coding sequence ATGAAGGCATCCGAACTTCACCAGAAAGATCAGGCCGCGCTCAACAAGGAGCTGTCGGACCTGTTGAAGGCGCAATTCGGCCTGCGCATGCAACTCGCGACCCAGCAGCTCACGAACACGAGCCAGCTGAAGAAGGTTCGTCGCGACATCGCACGTGTGCGGACCGTCCTGACTGAGAAGGCGAACCAGAAATGA
- the rplE gene encoding 50S ribosomal protein L5: MARLQEFYKEKVVPGLIEKFGYKSVMEVPRITKITLNMGLGEAVADKKIIENAVGDLTKIAGQKPVITKARKAIAGFKIRQGYPIGAMVTLRGQAMYEFLDRFVTVALPRVRDFRGVSGRAFDGRGNYNIGVKEQIIFPEIDYDKIDALRGLNISITTTAKTDDEAKALLASFKFPFRN; encoded by the coding sequence ATGGCACGTTTGCAAGAATTTTATAAAGAGAAGGTTGTTCCCGGCCTGATCGAGAAGTTCGGTTACAAGTCCGTGATGGAAGTGCCGCGCATCACCAAGATCACCCTGAACATGGGTCTTGGCGAAGCCGTCGCTGACAAGAAGATCATCGAGAACGCCGTTGGCGATCTGACGAAGATCGCGGGCCAGAAGCCGGTCATCACGAAGGCACGCAAGGCAATCGCAGGCTTCAAGATCCGTCAGGGTTACCCGATCGGCGCGATGGTCACGCTGCGTGGCCAGGCAATGTACGAATTTCTCGATCGTTTCGTGACGGTTGCGCTCCCGCGTGTGCGTGACTTCCGTGGCGTGTCGGGCCGTGCATTCGACGGTCGTGGCAACTACAACATCGGTGTGAAAGAGCAGATCATTTTCCCCGAAATCGACTACGACAAAATCGACGCGCTGCGTGGGCTGAACATCAGCATCACGACGACTGCGAAGACTGACGACGAAGCAAAGGCACTGCTCGCCAGCTTCAAGTTCCCGTTCAGAAACTGA
- the infA gene encoding translation initiation factor IF-1 has translation MAKDDVIQMQGEVIENLPNATFRVKLENGHVVLGHISGKMRMHYIRILPGDKVTVELTPYDLSRARIVFRAK, from the coding sequence ATGGCCAAAGACGATGTAATCCAGATGCAGGGCGAGGTTATCGAAAACCTCCCCAACGCTACCTTTCGGGTGAAGCTGGAAAACGGCCATGTCGTATTGGGACACATATCCGGCAAGATGCGGATGCACTACATCCGTATCCTTCCGGGCGACAAGGTTACGGTTGAATTGACGCCTTACGATCTGTCGCGTGCGCGGATCGTGTTCCGGGCGAAGTGA
- the rplX gene encoding 50S ribosomal protein L24, whose translation MNKIRKGDEVVVVTGKDKGKRGVVLVVADDRVTVEGLNIAKKHVKPNPMKGTTGGVEAKAMPLHISNVALVDANGKPSRVGIKVEGDKKVRFLKSTGAVLSA comes from the coding sequence ATGAACAAGATTCGCAAAGGTGACGAAGTCGTCGTAGTTACCGGTAAAGACAAGGGCAAGCGCGGTGTTGTGCTGGTCGTTGCCGATGACCGTGTGACAGTCGAAGGCCTCAATATCGCCAAGAAGCATGTGAAGCCGAACCCGATGAAGGGTACGACGGGCGGCGTGGAAGCGAAGGCAATGCCGTTGCATATTTCGAACGTCGCGCTGGTCGACGCGAATGGCAAGCCGTCGCGTGTCGGCATCAAGGTCGAGGGAGACAAGAAGGTTCGTTTCCTGAAGTCGACCGGTGCTGTGCTGAGCGCCTGA
- the rpsM gene encoding 30S ribosomal protein S13, with the protein MARIAGVNIPNHQHTEIGLTAIYGIGRTRSRDICVAAGVAFSKKVKDLNDADLEKLREEVGKFIVEGDLRRETTMNIKRLMDLGCYRGVRHRKGLPLRGQRTRTNARTRKGPRRAAQSLKK; encoded by the coding sequence ATGGCTCGTATCGCAGGGGTTAACATCCCGAACCACCAGCATACCGAAATCGGCCTGACGGCAATTTACGGTATTGGCCGCACGCGCTCGCGCGACATTTGCGTCGCAGCTGGTGTGGCATTTTCGAAGAAGGTCAAGGACCTGAACGACGCAGACCTCGAAAAGCTGCGTGAAGAAGTCGGCAAGTTCATCGTTGAAGGCGATCTGCGCCGTGAAACGACGATGAACATCAAGCGCCTGATGGATCTCGGCTGCTATCGTGGCGTGCGCCATCGTAAGGGCCTGCCCCTGCGCGGCCAGCGCACGCGTACGAATGCCCGTACGCGCAAGGGTCCGCGTCGTGCAGCGCAATCGCTGAAGAAGTAA
- the rplV gene encoding 50S ribosomal protein L22, whose translation MEVKAIHRGARISAQKTRLVADQIRGLPVDKALNVLTFSPKKAAGIVKKVVLSAIANAEHNEGADIDELKITSIYVDKAASLKRFTARAKGRGNRIEKQSCHITVTVGN comes from the coding sequence ATGGAAGTGAAAGCAATTCATCGCGGTGCCCGCATCTCGGCGCAGAAAACGCGCCTTGTGGCTGACCAGATTCGTGGTTTGCCGGTCGACAAGGCGCTGAACGTTCTGACGTTCTCGCCGAAGAAGGCGGCGGGTATCGTTAAGAAGGTCGTGTTGTCTGCGATCGCGAATGCGGAACACAACGAAGGCGCCGATATCGACGAGCTCAAGATTACGAGCATCTATGTCGACAAGGCTGCTTCGCTGAAGCGTTTCACCGCACGCGCAAAGGGTCGCGGTAACCGCATCGAGAAGCAATCCTGTCACATCACTGTGACGGTCGGGAATTAA
- the rpsC gene encoding 30S ribosomal protein S3: MGQKIHPTGFRLAVSRNWASRWYANNNNFAAMLQEDIGVREYLKKKLKNASVGRVVIERPAKNARITIFSSRPGVVIGKKGEDIELLKSELQKRMGVPVHVNIEEIRKPETDAQLIADSITQQLERRIMFRRAMKRAMQNAMRLGAQGIKIMSAGRLNGIEIARTEWYREGRVPLHTLRADIDYATSEAKTTYGIIGVKVWVYKGDTLGRNDAPVVEEVAEEKRPRRNARPGDRRPRRDGEGAPAGARRGAPRRGGAGDGKTGE, encoded by the coding sequence ATGGGACAGAAAATTCATCCGACTGGCTTCCGTTTGGCCGTCAGCCGCAATTGGGCTTCGCGTTGGTACGCGAACAACAACAATTTTGCGGCGATGTTGCAGGAAGACATCGGTGTTCGTGAATACCTGAAGAAGAAGCTGAAGAACGCGTCCGTCGGCCGCGTTGTGATCGAGCGTCCTGCAAAGAACGCGCGTATCACGATTTTCAGCTCGCGTCCGGGTGTCGTGATCGGCAAGAAGGGTGAAGACATTGAACTGCTGAAGTCCGAGCTGCAAAAGCGCATGGGCGTTCCGGTTCACGTCAACATCGAAGAAATCCGCAAGCCGGAAACGGATGCGCAACTGATCGCCGATTCGATCACGCAACAGCTCGAACGCCGGATCATGTTCCGCCGCGCGATGAAGCGTGCGATGCAAAACGCGATGCGTCTCGGTGCTCAAGGTATCAAGATCATGAGCGCGGGCCGTCTGAACGGTATCGAAATCGCTCGTACGGAGTGGTATCGCGAAGGTCGCGTGCCCCTGCACACGCTGCGTGCGGATATCGACTACGCAACCTCGGAAGCGAAGACGACGTACGGCATCATCGGCGTGAAGGTGTGGGTCTACAAGGGCGACACGCTCGGCCGCAACGACGCTCCGGTGGTTGAAGAAGTCGCCGAAGAAAAGCGTCCGCGCCGCAACGCACGTCCGGGCGATCGCCGCCCGCGTCGCGATGGTGAAGGTGCACCGGCAGGTGCTCGCCGTGGTGCTCCGCGCCGTGGCGGTGCCGGCGACGGTAAGACTGGAGAATAA
- the rpmJ gene encoding 50S ribosomal protein L36, with the protein MKVMASVKRICRNCKIIKRKGVVRVICSSDPRHKQRQG; encoded by the coding sequence ATGAAAGTGATGGCATCGGTTAAGCGCATTTGCCGCAATTGCAAGATCATCAAGCGCAAGGGCGTCGTTCGCGTGATTTGCAGCTCCGATCCGCGCCACAAGCAGCGTCAAGGCTGA
- the rplN gene encoding 50S ribosomal protein L14, with amino-acid sequence MIQTETRLEVADNTGAREVMCIKVLGGSKRRYASIGDIIKVTVKEATPRGRVKKGEIYNAVVVRTAKGVRRQDGSLIKFDGNAAVLLNTKLEPIGTRIFGPVTRELRSERFMKIVSLAPEVL; translated from the coding sequence ATGATCCAGACCGAAACTCGGCTCGAAGTGGCCGACAACACGGGTGCGCGTGAAGTCATGTGCATCAAGGTGCTCGGCGGCTCGAAGCGTCGTTATGCCAGCATTGGCGACATCATCAAGGTGACCGTCAAAGAAGCAACGCCGCGCGGGCGCGTAAAGAAAGGCGAAATCTACAACGCCGTGGTGGTTCGTACCGCCAAGGGCGTGCGTCGTCAAGACGGCTCGCTGATCAAGTTCGACGGCAACGCAGCCGTGCTTTTGAATACCAAGCTCGAGCCTATCGGCACCCGTATCTTTGGGCCGGTTACGCGTGAGCTGCGCAGCGAACGTTTCATGAAGATCGTTTCGCTCGCGCCGGAAGTGCTGTAA
- the secY gene encoding preprotein translocase subunit SecY yields MANSPSLAKPGRSAAKFGDLRRRAVFLLLALVVYRIGAHIPVPGIDPDQLAKLFQSQSGGILGMFNMFSGGALSRFTIFALGIMPYISASIIMQLLAIVSPQLEALKKEGQAGQRKITQYTRVFTVVLATFQAFGIAVALENQPALVIDPGMVFRLTTVVTLVTGTMFLMWLGEQITERGLGNGISIIIFGGIAAGFPNAIGGLFELVRTGSMSIISAIIVVALIAAVTYLVVFIERGQRKILVNYAKRQVGNKIYGGQSSHLPLKLNMSGVIPPIFASSIILFPATILNWFSSGSRTGWFADTLHNVAEALKPGQPVYVLLYALAIVFFCFFYTALVFNSRETADNLKKSGAFVPGIRPGDQTARYIDRILTRLTLAGAIYIVFVCLLPEFLVLRWNVPFYFGGTSLLIIVVVTMDFMAQVQSYVMSQQYESLLKKANFKGGGVPMR; encoded by the coding sequence TTGGCTAACAGCCCGAGTCTCGCAAAACCCGGTCGAAGCGCGGCGAAGTTTGGCGATCTGCGTCGGCGTGCAGTGTTCCTGCTGCTGGCGCTGGTTGTCTACCGCATTGGCGCGCATATTCCGGTGCCGGGTATCGACCCGGACCAGCTGGCAAAGTTGTTTCAGAGTCAGTCGGGCGGCATCCTTGGCATGTTCAACATGTTCTCGGGTGGCGCACTTTCGCGGTTCACGATTTTCGCGCTGGGGATCATGCCGTATATCTCGGCGTCGATCATCATGCAGTTGCTGGCGATCGTCTCGCCGCAACTCGAAGCGCTGAAGAAGGAAGGGCAGGCGGGGCAACGGAAGATTACGCAATACACGCGTGTCTTCACGGTCGTTCTTGCCACGTTCCAGGCTTTCGGTATCGCTGTTGCGCTGGAGAATCAGCCGGCATTGGTGATCGATCCTGGCATGGTCTTCCGGCTGACGACGGTTGTGACGCTCGTGACCGGCACGATGTTCCTGATGTGGCTCGGTGAGCAAATCACGGAACGCGGTCTGGGTAACGGCATTTCGATCATTATTTTCGGCGGCATCGCAGCGGGTTTCCCGAATGCGATCGGTGGTCTCTTTGAACTGGTTCGTACTGGCTCGATGAGCATCATCTCGGCGATCATCGTGGTCGCGCTGATTGCAGCTGTAACGTATCTGGTGGTGTTCATCGAACGCGGCCAGCGCAAGATTCTTGTGAACTACGCGAAGCGGCAAGTCGGCAACAAGATTTACGGTGGACAGTCGTCGCATCTGCCGTTGAAGCTGAACATGTCGGGCGTGATTCCGCCGATCTTCGCATCGTCGATCATCCTGTTCCCGGCAACCATCCTGAACTGGTTCAGTTCAGGGTCGCGGACCGGTTGGTTCGCGGACACGCTGCACAACGTGGCTGAAGCGCTCAAGCCCGGTCAACCGGTGTACGTGTTGCTGTACGCGTTGGCGATCGTGTTCTTCTGCTTCTTCTACACCGCGCTGGTGTTCAACAGCAGGGAGACGGCCGACAACCTGAAGAAGAGTGGTGCATTCGTCCCGGGTATTCGTCCGGGTGACCAGACGGCACGCTATATTGACCGCATCCTGACGCGTCTGACGCTGGCCGGTGCGATCTACATCGTGTTCGTTTGTTTGCTGCCCGAGTTTCTGGTGCTGCGCTGGAATGTGCCGTTTTATTTTGGTGGAACGTCGCTGCTGATCATTGTCGTCGTCACAATGGATTTCATGGCGCAGGTGCAGTCGTACGTTATGTCGCAACAGTATGAGTCGCTGCTGAAGAAGGCTAACTTCAAGGGCGGCGGCGTCCCGATGCGTTGA